Below is a genomic region from Kribbella qitaiheensis.
CGCCGAGCGAGACCCCGTCGGAGACTCCTTCGGGAACGCCGACTGTGAGTCCGTCCGAGACGCCGACCGCCACGCCGAGTCAGAGCACTCCGGTTGTCGTGCCGACCGAGGTCGACGCCGGCCTTTCCGGCCCGGCGTTGTCGAATGCTTCCGCCAGCTCCAGCCACCAGGGAATCTGGGGCGGAGTATTGCTGGCCTTCGGCGCCATCCTGCTGGCCGCAGGTGTGCTGAAGTCCCTGAAGCGCCGTGGTACCCACGCCGCCTGAAACGCCCGGTAGGCGTCGCCGCCAGGGACGCTCCCGTTCACCACGGTGGACGGCAGCGATCCTGACGGCCGGCGCCGCGCTGGTTCTTTTCGGGGCTTACGTGCAGTTCGGGCGTGACACCTCGGCCGCCGATCAGGGCGGCCGGCCCCGGAGCCCGGCTGCGACAGCTCGGTCCTCGCAGCCGGCTCCAAAGGTGAAGCCGCCGGCATCAACCGCCGGTACGCCGACCGCCGGGCCGACGAAGAGCACTACCTCGTCGGCTGGGCCGAAATCGACCCCGTCCAATCGCCCCAAGGCGGGTACCCCGATCCGGGTGTCCGTCCCGAGCCTCGGCGTCTCGGCCCGAGTGCTCGGCATCCGCGCCCATGGTGGCGCGTTGATCCCGCCGTCCAACCCGAGCCTTGTCGGCTGGTGGTCCGAGGGTGCCCGCCCCGGAGCGGCGAAGGGCTCGGCGATCATCACCGGTCACACCGTGCACACCGGTGGCGGCGCCTTCGACGATCTCGAACAGCTCCGGGCCGGCGACGCCGTCACCGTGTCGACTGGCAAGGGCACGATCAGGTACTCGGTCGTGAGCGTCGCGGTGTACCGCAAGGGAGCCCTGGCCAAGCAGGCCGCGCGCCTGTTCGACCAGGGGGTGGCCGGCCGGCTGGTCCTGGTCACGTGTGAGGACTGGGACGGCAGCAAGTACCTGAGCAACGCGGTCGTCATCGCCAAGCCGGTCGGCTGACCTTCAAGAACTTGCTTCGTCATGCCTGCAGCTCTGCGAGCTGCTGCTGCGCCTCGGCCAGTTCGGGCACCTGGAGGTCGGTGAAGATCTTGACGGCCTCTTGAAGGTAAGGCAGCGACTCGCCGGT
It encodes:
- a CDS encoding class F sortase, with the protein product MSVPSLGVSARVLGIRAHGGALIPPSNPSLVGWWSEGARPGAAKGSAIITGHTVHTGGGAFDDLEQLRAGDAVTVSTGKGTIRYSVVSVAVYRKGALAKQAARLFDQGVAGRLVLVTCEDWDGSKYLSNAVVIAKPVG